CTGCCCCCTTACCACACCTTTAATAAACGgtctacagacccagttcctgcatttctcatttttatttgacagAAAAAGTTGCTCTTGctgtacagattttaaaaaaccaaaatgccTTTAAGAAACGTGAAAAGTTGGGGGGAGGGGTACACAACCTCATGGGGGGCAGTAGGGACCAACTAATTCCAACTCCTGCCCCTTCCTTCCAAGAACACCTTACATAACCTCCAGTCCCAACCACCATCACAGTCACCCCTGGGAACTTTTGGATACAACTGGGGCCATGCCTCCCTGGCCCTGACTCCAGGCTGGGGTGTCCTGAACTGtatcctcccctcccccaactcccatCTGCATTCCCTCCCACCCCAAACCCCCCAGAACACGTGAACCAGGAAGAACTCACGGAGATTAACATTTCacaggaacaaagaaaaaaaaagggagggaaagggagccCTTCATCCAAGGGCTGCTAAGGTTCAAAGGAGAGCAGACAAGGACCCTCCCACGGCTCTGCTGGGGAAGAAGGGACACTCCCTGTGGCTCCAGAGCATGGGGTGTGGTGGAATCCCCCAAACACAATTTATGGAGACCTGCAACAGAAGATACAGGTCAACAGGGAGTTCTGACCCTAGTCCTCAAGGCCAGCTTCTGGGCCACTCCCAAAATGGGGctgccacccaccaccaccacaactggctccCAGAAGgcggcctcagccttccaggagGATGCGCACCTGGAGGAGCGGTGTCTCATGGGCCGAGGGCTAGGTGTCTCCCTCCTGCGCTTGTGGCTGGGGGATCGGCTGTCCCCACGCTGGCCTCTCCGGGAACCCCgctcactgctgctgctgcaacACAGGACAGACATCAGGCCACAGAGTGGCACCACCTCAGGCACCACAGATCCACAAAGTTTTCTTGGTAGAAAGTAGTGGCAGCCAGACAGGGCTGGGTGCTGACACCTGCAGTTGGCCTTACCTCTGCTGGTCCCGTGGCGAGGGCTGGGGCGAGGGACGGCGACGCTCCACAGGCGAGTAGCTGAGGGACCGAGAGTCCCTAAGGGAATCTATTGGCTTCCGGGGACTGCGGGACCTGGGGAACACAGTAGGATCCAATAGCACCACGCCCTTTCAAGCACAGCGGCCAGCACTCAGGACCACCCACCCAGGTCCTGACCACCAAACCTCACACCACACAGGGCCAGCCTCAGACCCACCTTTGTCCGCTCACTCACCCATCCGCCCGCACACCATCCACCGAGTGCCCAGTGGGCAGGCACAGGGTGCAGCGGGGGATGCAAAGATAAAAGACAGTCCCTGCCCTTGAAGGAGCTCAGtggtgaaggaaggaaggcacGCACGGCCCCGTGTGTGGGAAGCAGGGCTGGATGTGCGTGGCTCTGGGGACCCAAGGAGGGGGAcatggggcagggcagggaaggggcagGGCAGTCTTCTCGAAGGTGCTGTTTGAGCGGAGTCTTGCAGAACGAGGAGTTCACCAGGCGGACAAGgaaattccaggcagaaggaacagcatgtcCAAAGGCATGGGCTCTCCTTAAACTGCAAGGCGCTGGGTGTGGCTGGAGCACAGGGCATGTGTGGGGGCGGGCAGGAGGAGAACACAGGGCGGGCAAGGCCCGTTGGTGAAGAGCCTCACACGCCACTCCCGCAGAGGTGGGGCTTTGTCCTGCAGGCCACAGGGCGTCCCGAAGGATTTGTGGAGTGGAGGGAAGTAGCCAGATGTGCGTTTTAGAAAGGTCCCTCTGGCTACATGTGGAAGAGAATGGCGTGGAGGcggggagacagggaggaggctGTGGACAGAGTCGGGAGAAGAAGATGGTGGCCAGACCAGAGCCCTGGCAGTAGCAACAGGGAGACAAAGCTAGAACCCTGGGACCAGGctatgtgttgagggagggagaggaagaaaccaAGGACCCCCCAGTCCTGGCCTGAGCGCCCCTGTGGATGGCGCAGCCCTTCGCCAGAACAAGGTGCAACGAGCGGGGGAGAGAACAAGCGCCTCTCCCCCCACAACCAGATGCCCAAGGTCACGTGAGACACCCAGCCGGGAGCTCACACCCCAGGGCCCTGTCTCTGGATAAGTCACTCCCCCACCCTCCTTCCATCTCAGGCAAGGCAGCACTCACCTCCGCTCGCCAGGGGGTGGCTTCTTGGGGCTTGCAGGTTTGGGCAAGGCCTGAGGGCCAGGCTTAGCAGGGGAAGgcgaggaagaggaggaggaggaggaagaggaggaggaagaggaagaagaggaagaggaagaagaagaggaggaggaggaggaggaggaggaagatgaagaggaggagctgGAACTGGAACTGCTAGAGCGCCTCTTCCGTTTGGCTGGGGTTGGCTCCGGAGGACGTCCCTCTCGAACAGCCTCCtttggggctggggtggggctggggaccCTGTGGGAGGAGAGGAGTGTCACAAGGAGACAAGCTGCCCCAGCCCCAACCCTACCTTCCTTGGCCTGGAGGAACGGCAgtggggggaggggtgcctgAGAAAGGCGCTGGGAGCTCTCCTAGCCCTGTAAGCCAGCAATtctctggagagcagtggtgcgagctGACCCAACCTCTGCTAACAGAAGCAACAGGCTGGGGCCCGCAGCATAAGGGATCAAGATTAAACCTCAAGAATGTCCCTGATGGAGGAATAAGGCCTCTGGGCTCAGGTGTGGAAGCTGAAGCTGGGTAGTCTCCTTCCTCGGAGAGCCGCAGCTTGGGGAGGCCCCTGTGAGTGCAGGTTGGCTGGGGAAGGGGCCGTCCTgcctggaggcagggagagggatgGGATGACCTCTGAAGATCCTTCCAGCCCAGGGAGTTCCTCTTGAGGTCTAACTGCCATCCCTCCTGCTGTAAAATTAAGTCCATTTCCTCTAGTTCTGTCCTCTGTAGAGACGGAAAACTTATCATTATCCTCTAGAGAATGAACCTTCGGAGACTTTTATCTGTCCCACTCCTCCTCCCTCCGCCCCCGCCCCAGCATTCTCTTCTACCCCCAGCCTGAGGGTCAAGGTCCCCATACCTCCTCCAAGAGTCAAGCACCTGTGACACGgtttctccctccccactcccaacccATCCCCAATACCTCCCCACTGAAGGATGCTAAAGTCAAGCTCCCTCACCTCTTTAGTGCCACCTCAGGTTGCACAGGAAGGCTAGAGCCCTCCGAGTCACTAGAACTGGAGCCAGAGGAGgaagacgacgacgacgacgatgacgaggaggaagaagagctagaggacgaggaggaggaggaggaactccGCCGCTCCTTTGCTGGCTGCAGGGCGGCTAATGCAGAAGGCTGCTGGGCCCCAGTAGAGGCAGGTGGCTCCCCCACATCAGAGTGGGGCACCCCGGGGGCAGGGACAGAGAGCATGCCATTGTGGTCACCAACAGAGGACGTGGTCGTTGCCACTGCCCCAGAGGAAAGGGACTGAGACCCTGCTACGGGGGTGGTCTGGGCAATCAAAGAACGGGACTGGTCTGAAAAAGCAGAAGGCACAGGAGACCTCGGCTGATCCTGTGCTGGAGGGAGAAGAGACTGTGAAGGAGCCTGGCCCATTctagaggaaggggagggagccCGTTCAGAGGTCATTCTAGACTGGCTTGGGGCAGACGGTGGTGTTCTGGACCTGGCTCGGTCAAGGAGCGGTGGTGAGGTTCTGCCACTGACACGCTCGTAGGCAGAGAGGGGCACCCTGGGGCTGGTGAGGTTTGCACCAGACAATGTTGGAGCCATCCTAGCACTGGTGAGGCTCGCGGGGGCCAAGGCTGCAGCGGTTCTGGAGCCAGCAATATTCACAGGAGCTGTGGCATGTGCAGACCGAGGACCCACCAGGTTTGCAGAGGCTGGAGCCTGTGGTGTTCTGGAGCTGGAGGGATAGTTTGCAGCAGTTGGTGGGGTGCCAGAGCCTGTGAGACTCAGAGCTGCCAAGGCAGCTGGGGTTCTGGCCCCTGCTAGGTTCACAGCTGGGGCTGTGGGAGTGCGAGGGTCAGCCAGGTTCACAGCCGAAGGTGCCACCGCTGTTCTGGGGCTTGCCAAGTTCATGGCCGCTGCTGCAGCTGGCGTTCGAGTGTCAGCCAGGTTCACTGCTGTTGGGATGGCAGGTGTCCTGGCGCTGGCTAGGTTCATGGCTGCCGCAGAGGCTGCAGGAATCCTGCTGGCAAGGTTGGCTGCTGGGGCGGTTCTGAGACTCATGAGAGGCACCGGGGCTGGAACCTGGGACATTCTTGCAGCAAGGCCAGCAGCAGACATGGACGGAGGAGGCCGAGCAGTGCCAAGACTGATAGCGGTCAGGGCAAGTGCAATCCTGGACTGAGCATGATTTTCTGGCACAGATGTTCTCTGGTGGTCAGGTATTCGGGGACCTGGACCATCCATCATGGAGCCACCGGCTTGCTGCAGGACAGACATGGGTGTTCTAGAGCTGCCAAGGGGTTCAAGCATTCCAGGTGATCTGCAGCGGTCAAGAGGTGTTGGGGACATGCTAGGACGACTAAAGCAGCTCATTCTGGAGCTGTTGAGTGCTACTGGAGGTGTCCGCGAACCAGAATGATTTCTTGTTGCTGGAGGAGTAGCAGATCGTGAACGATCAGAACTACTTCCAGATGCTGAACGCCTGCGGATGGCTGGAGGAGATCTTGTTAAGGACCGTTTACCCCGAGCTGTTCGTGGAGTACGGGATCTGGAGCGGCGGCGGATAGCAAGTGGTGAGCGACTTCGAGAACGTTTGCGTGGCAACAGTGGCGTTCGAGACCTAGAGCGGCGCCGAATAGCTGGAGGTGTCCGGGACCTAGAACGGCGGCGTGTCACTGGTGAGGTTCGAGAGCGGGACCTTCTTCGAGTTACGGGAGATGTGCGAGATCGAGACCTCCTTCGGGTGACCGGCGATGTTCTGGATCTTGATCTTCTGCGAGTGATAGGTGAAGTTCTGCTTCGAGATCGCCTCCTGGTTACTGGTGGAGTCCTAGATCTGGACCTTCTGCGTGTCACTGGTGGAGTTCTAGAACGGGAGCGCCGGCGTGCTGTTGGTGTTCTGGACCTTGAACGACGACGGGTTACTGGTGGTGTTCTGGATCTGGATCGCCTTCTGCTCACTGGGGATGCTCTTGACCGGGATCTTCGTCGAGTCACTGAAGTCCTGGACCTTGACCGTCTCCGGCTGACTGGTGAAGTTCGAGACCTGGACCTACGTCGGCTTATCAGGGGGGTTCTGGACCTGGATCGCCGGTGAGTGGCTGGAGAGGCTCGAGATCTAGAGCGTTTCCACGGGGCTGGTGATGTCCGTGAGCGAGAACGCTTCCGACTGGTTGGGGGTGTCCGAGAGCGGCCTCTTCGGCGTCGAGAGGAGGTCCGGGAACTTTCCTGCCGGGCAGGGGACCTTGAGTGATAACCAGAGCCTCCCCTCCGTCGCCGAGTAACCCGTGACCTTGACCGGCTCCGCTGTCTTCGCCGAGAGGTTGACTGAGAAGATCCAGACCTATCTCGACGTCGGGTTGTTCTGGTTTTCTCTCTCCTTGAGCGGGAACGGGACCTCTGCAGTCCACGAGGCTTTGGTGAAGGAGAGCGGCCTCTCCTTGAGGTTGTCTTAGTGCGTGGAGATGAAGCTGAGCGCCGTCGGCGTGAAGACCTCGACTTTTCGACTGGCTCCGGGGAAGACACTGAAGGACTTCTCCGGCGCCTTGGGGGAGTTCTAGAGCGAGTTTCTGGTGAGGATGAGGCAGAACGGCTTCTACGGGAGAGTCTGGCCTTCCTCGTTAGCTCAGGAGATGATCGAGAGCTGCGACGTCGAGGTGGTGTACGAGACTTGGTCTTGGGCTCTGGTGATGACCTGGAACCTCTGCGAGCAGTTCTGGATTTGGGCAGATGTTCGGGAGAGGACTCGGTActgctgcttccttcaggagaAGGGCCTCTACCTTTGCTTGATGAACCTGATCTGCTTCGTCTGGGAAGGGCCCGAGGGGCTGGAGCTTTAGGTTCAGGAGAGGAATCAGAACCACTCTGTGCCCTCGGTGCTGCTCTTGGCTTATCTTTCACTTCAGGGGAGGAACCAGACCTACTGCGCCGAGGAGAAGGTCGAGATTTACTGTCAACCTCTGGAGATGATCCAGAGCGACTCCTCTGCCGAAGTGGGGTTCGAGTCTTGGCTTTAGAATCTGGAGAAGAGTCTGACTCACTTCTTTCCTGAGGGGATGCACTGGGTTTCACATCAAGTTCTTGAGAGGATCCCGAACGACTTCTCTGCCCCAAGGGAGTCCGAGCCACAGTTTTCTGATCAACTGATGATTCTGACCCACTTCTTTCTCTCTGGGGGGTAAGACACTTGTTGTTGAGCTCTGGGGATGATGGAGAACGACTCCTTGgcctaggagtctgaggcaaAGCTTTCGGTTCTGGCGAAGAATCACATTCGCTTCTCCCTCTCGATGGTGTTCTAGGTATATCTTTCATTCCAGGAGAGGACCCAGACAGGCTGTGCCTCGAGGGAGTCCCAGACCCATCTCTAAGTCCTGGAGAAGACCCAGACCTGCTTCTCCTTGATGGAGTTCTGGGTAAACCATCTTTCATTTCAGGAGAAGATGCAGAACTACTTCTTTCTCTCGAGGGTGTTCTCGGTACAGCATCAAGCACAGGTGAAGAGACGCTCTGATTTGAAGACATCCCTGCCTTTTCCACTGCATCTGGGGATAACTCAGAACTGCTGCGTCTAGAGGATCTTGTCGATTGTTCTTTCATGTCTAGAGATGGATCTGTTTCCAGCTGATTAAGAAAAGGTCCATTCAAATCTTCTTTAACCTCAGAAGAAAATCCAGTATTCATTTCTGTACCAAGTGGGCCTGAGTTTCTAAATTCTAAAGATGATTCAAAGCTGTTCTCCCTGAGTGGGGAGTTAGACAGTTCTTTATGTTCTGGAGAAAAATGTGGCCCACCCCAAGATGAGGCCATTGCAGGAATTTCTACTGCTTCCAAAGAAGCCTGTGACTGGCTCTGATCAAGAGTCAAAGACACAGCAGGCCTTTCTTCTATTTCAGGAGATGATTCAAAGTTACTTGCAGACATTTCTTTAAGTTCTGAAGACAAATGAGACAGGACTTGGCTTGCGGGTTCTTCAGACTTCTCTACTACCTCCATTAACTCTTCATCTTGGCTTGATGTAGGCAATGCACTATTTTGCTCTTTTGTTTCTGGAGATGACCCAGCACCACTTCTGTCCCTTGACGGGGTTCTAGGTGCGTCTTTGAACACTAGTGAAGACTCAGGTCTATCCTGTACTGGAAAGGGACTAAATCTGTCTCTTTGTCTAGGAGGTGATGCAGTAGCATCCTCCTGAGGGAGTAAGgccattttctcttttgattcagAAGTCTCCAATCTACTCTGCCCCAAGAGAGAATTCGAGTCCACTGTAGGATGTGAAGAAGAGTCAGACTGGAACCTGTTCAGTTCAGGAGACATTCCGGATTTCAATGTAGGACTCGCTGACAACTCACCTCTATCTTGTCTTATTGGAGATCTGGATGCCAGCTCAGTGATTGGAGATGAAGACCTGGACTGACCTCCCTTAGGTGATGTTTGAGATTTGCTCTGCAGAGATGGTGATTCTGAGTGACTCTGTCTCACTTCTGGACTTGAAGTATCAGATCTGTGGTCTGGTGAAGTTTGAGATTGTCCTTTCAGTTGCAGAGATGAGAGTCCAAAATAGCTCTCACCTGGTGGTGTGCTAGATTTTACTCCTGCACACAGAGAGAAGGATCCAGGGCAACTCTGAACTAGTGAGTCTTTAGACTTCTCTTGGGGACATGGCGACTTTGATCCAGAAAGACTTGGCCCTGGTGGAGTCTGGGCCTTCACTTTGGGGTGTGGTGAAATAGACCCTGAGTGACTTTGTCTTGGCGGTGTTTCAGGTTTCACTTTGGTATCTGGTGAGGAGGACCTAGAATGACTGTATCTTGGCAACAATCTGGATTCCACATTGGAGCAGGGAGATACTGATCTGCTTCGCCGTGGAGTTGTTCTTGATGTCACCCTACTAGGACTTGGAGAAGAGGAGCCAGAATGGCTTCTTTGCCTTGGTGATATTACCGCCTTCACTTTGGGTTGTGGAGATGATGACCTAGATGGGCTCTGTCTGGGAGGTGTGCTAGATTTCACTCTAGGAGGAGAGGACCCTGAGCAACTATGTCTCGAAGGGGTCCTAGATTTCAACTCAGGGTCAGGTGATGATTCAAAACAGCTCCGTCTTTGTGGCGTTACAGATTGCTCATTGGCCTGGGGACTTGTTATGGACCCTTGCCTTGGTGGTGTTCCAGATTTCACTTTAGAATGAGGAGACGAACTGGAATGACTTTGTCTTGATGGTGTTTTAGATTTCTGTTTAGGTGGCGGAGAAGAACTGGAGCGACTGCGTCTAGGTGGTGTTCTAGATTTAGCTTTAGGTTGGGAGGATCCAGAGCGACTGCGCCTGGGTGGTGTCTGTGACTTTTGTTTAGGGCATGGGGAAGACCCTGAAAGACTGCGCCTCAAAGACAAGTGAGATTTTGCTTTGGACCGTGGTGAAGACAGAGATCTGCTTCGCCTTGAAGAAATGCgtgatttcttcatttctggGCTTGAATTGGACCTGCTTCTTCTCTGAGATGTTCTGGATTTGTTCTTCCGGTCTGAAGATGAGCCAGACCTGCCTCTTCTTTGAGGTGATCTAGAGTGAGATCTTCCACGTCTAACTAAGCTTCTACTGCGGGATCTTCCTCGTCTTGGTGTCCTAGATCGAGACCTCCCTCTCCTGGCTGGTGTTCTGGAGCGTGAGCGACCACTGCGTCTAGCTGGGGTTCTAGAGCGTGAGCGGCCACGTCTGGCTGGGGTTCTGGAGCGTGAGCGGCCACGTCTAGCTGGGGTTCTAGAGCGTGACCTGCCACTTCTCCTGGCTGGTGATCTACTACGAGACCTCCGTCGTACTGGCGATCGGGTCCTAGATCTGCGCCTAGCAGGTGTTCTAGACCGAGACCTGCCCCTCCGGGCTGGTGTTCTAGACCGAGACCTACGTCTGGTGGGTGTTCTGGATCGTGATCTCCGCCTGGCAGGTGTTCTAGAGCGTGACCTGCCCCGCCGGGCTGGTGTTCTAGAACGAGATCTGCCCCGAGTGGCTGGGGATCTAGAGTGGGACCTCCCTCGCCTTGCTGACCTAGACCTGCCTCTTCTCTGGGTATTTCTGCtcctagaccagcctggtcgctGAGGAGACCTAGAGCGGCCACGTCGCT
The genomic region above belongs to Chlorocebus sabaeus isolate Y175 chromosome 5, mChlSab1.0.hap1, whole genome shotgun sequence and contains:
- the SRRM2 gene encoding serine/arginine repetitive matrix protein 2 isoform X1, whose product is MYNGIGLPTPRGSGTNGYVQRNLSLVRGRRGERPDYKGEEELRRLEAALVKRPNPDILDHERKRRVELRCLELEEMMEEQGYEEQQIQEKVATFRLMLLEKDVNPGGKEETPGQRPAVTETHQLAELNEKKNERLRAAFGISDSYVDGSSFDPQRRAREAKQPAPEPPKPYSLVRESSSSRSPTPKQKKKKKKKDRGRRSESSSPRRERKKSSKKKKHRSESESKKRKHRSPTPKSKRKSKDKKRKRSRSTTPAPKSRRAHRSTSADSASSSDTSRSRSRSAAAKTHTTALTGRSPSPASGRRGEGDAPFSEPGTTNTQRPSSPEPTTKQPSSPYEDKDKDKKEKSAARPSPSPERSSTGPEPPAPTPLLAERHGGSPQPLATTPLSQEPVNPPSEASPTRGRSPPKSPEKLPQSSSSESSPPSPQPTKVSRHASSSPESPKPAPAPGSHREISSSPTSKNRSHGRAKRDKSHSHTPSRRTGRSRSPATAKRGRSRSRTPTKRGHSRSRSPQWRRSRSAQRWGRSRSPQRRGRSRSPQRPGWSRSRNTQRRGRSRSARRGRSHSRSPATRGRSRSRTPARRGRSRSRTPARRRSRSRTPTRRRSRSRTPARRGRSRSRTPARRRSRTRSPVRRRSRSRSPARRSGRSRSRTPARRGRSRSRTPARRGRSRSRTPARRSGRSRSRTPARRGRSRSRTPRRGRSRSRSLVRRGRSHSRSPQRRGRSGSSSDRKNKSRTSQRRSRSNSSPEMKKSRISSRRSRSLSSPRSKAKSHLSLRRSLSGSSPCPKQKSQTPPRRSRSGSSQPKAKSRTPPRRSRSSSSPPPKQKSKTPSRQSHSSSSPHSKVKSGTPPRQGSITSPQANEQSVTPQRRSCFESSPDPELKSRTPSRHSCSGSSPPRVKSSTPPRQSPSRSSSPQPKVKAVISPRQRSHSGSSSPSPSRVTSRTTPRRSRSVSPCSNVESRLLPRYSHSRSSSPDTKVKPETPPRQSHSGSISPHPKVKAQTPPGPSLSGSKSPCPQEKSKDSLVQSCPGSFSLCAGVKSSTPPGESYFGLSSLQLKGQSQTSPDHRSDTSSPEVRQSHSESPSLQSKSQTSPKGGQSRSSSPITELASRSPIRQDRGELSASPTLKSGMSPELNRFQSDSSSHPTVDSNSLLGQSRLETSESKEKMALLPQEDATASPPRQRDRFSPFPVQDRPESSLVFKDAPRTPSRDRSGAGSSPETKEQNSALPTSSQDEELMEVVEKSEEPASQVLSHLSSELKEMSASNFESSPEIEERPAVSLTLDQSQSQASLEAVEIPAMASSWGGPHFSPEHKELSNSPLRENSFESSLEFRNSGPLGTEMNTGFSSEVKEDLNGPFLNQLETDPSLDMKEQSTRSSRRSSSELSPDAVEKAGMSSNQSVSSPVLDAVPRTPSRERSSSASSPEMKDGLPRTPSRRSRSGSSPGLRDGSGTPSRHSLSGSSPGMKDIPRTPSRGRSECDSSPEPKALPQTPRPRSRSPSSPELNNKCLTPQRERSGSESSVDQKTVARTPLGQRSRSGSSQELDVKPSASPQERSESDSSPDSKAKTRTPLRQRSRSGSSPEVDSKSRPSPRRSRSGSSPEVKDKPRAAPRAQSGSDSSPEPKAPAPRALPRRSRSGSSSKGRGPSPEGSSSTESSPEHLPKSRTARRGSRSSPEPKTKSRTPPRRRSSRSSPELTRKARLSRRSRSASSSPETRSRTPPRRRRSPSVSSPEPVEKSRSSRRRRSASSPRTKTTSRRGRSPSPKPRGLQRSRSRSRREKTRTTRRRDRSGSSQSTSRRRQRSRSRSRVTRRRRGGSGYHSRSPARQESSRTSSRRRRGRSRTPPTSRKRSRSRTSPAPWKRSRSRASPATHRRSRSRTPLISRRRSRSRTSPVSRRRSRSRTSVTRRRSRSRASPVSRRRSRSRTPPVTRRRSRSRTPTARRRSRSRTPPVTRRRSRSRTPPVTRRRSRSRTSPITRRRSRSRTSPVTRRRSRSRTSPVTRRRSRSRTSPVTRRRSRSRTPPAIRRRSRSRTPLLPRKRSRSRSPLAIRRRSRSRTPRTARGKRSLTRSPPAIRRRSASGSSSDRSRSATPPATRNHSGSRTPPVALNSSRMSCFSRPSMSPTPLDRCRSPGMLEPLGSSRTPMSVLQQAGGSMMDGPGPRIPDHQRTSVPENHAQSRIALALTAISLGTARPPPSMSAAGLAARMSQVPAPVPLMSLRTAPAANLASRIPAASAAAMNLASARTPAIPTAVNLADTRTPAAAAAMNLASPRTAVAPSAVNLADPRTPTAPAVNLAGARTPAALAALSLTGSGTPPTAANYPSSSRTPQAPASANLVGPRSAHATAPVNIAGSRTAAALAPASLTSARMAPTLSGANLTSPRVPLSAYERVSGRTSPPLLDRARSRTPPSAPSQSRMTSERAPSPSSRMGQAPSQSLLPPAQDQPRSPVPSAFSDQSRSLIAQTTPVAGSQSLSSGAVATTTSSVGDHNGMLSVPAPGVPHSDVGEPPASTGAQQPSALAALQPAKERRSSSSSSSSSSSSSSSSSSSSSSSSSGSSSSDSEGSSLPVQPEVALKRVPSPTPAPKEAVREGRPPEPTPAKRKRRSSSSSSSSSSSSSSSSSSSSSSSSSSSSSSSSSSSSSSSSSSPSPAKPGPQALPKPASPKKPPPGERSLLPVSPPPRHSLPHVARGTFLKRTSGYFPPLHKSFGTPCGLQDKAPPLREWRVRLFTNGPCPPCVLLLPAPTHALCSSHTQRLAV
- the SRRM2 gene encoding serine/arginine repetitive matrix protein 2 isoform X5, which encodes MYNGIGLPTPRGSGTNGYVQRNLSLVRGRRGERPDYKGEEELRRLEAALVKRPNPDILDHERKRRVELRCLELEEMMEEQGYEEQQIQEKVATFRLMLLEKDVNPGGKEETPGQRPAVTETHQLAELNEKKNERLRAAFGISDSYVDGSSFDPQRRAREAKQPAPEPPKPYSLVRESSSSRSPTPKQKKKKKKKDRGRRSESSSPRRERKKSSKKKKHRSESESKKRKHRSPTPKSKRKSKDKKRKRSRSTTPAPKSRRAHRSTSADSASSSDTSRSRSRSAAAKTHTTALTGRSPSPASGRRGEGDAPFSEPGTTNTQRPSSPEPTTKQPSSPYEDKDKDKKEKSAARPSPSPERSSTGPEPPAPTPLLAERHGGSPQPLATTPLSQEPVNPPSEASPTRGRSPPKSPEKLPQSSSSESSPPSPQPTKVSRHASSSPESPKPAPAPGSHREISSSPTSKNRSHGRAKRDKSHSHTPSRRTGRSRSPATAKRGRSRSRTPTKRGHSRSRSPQWRRSRSAQRWGRSRSPQRRGRSRSPQRPGWSRSRNTQRRGRSRSARRGRSHSRSPATRGRSRSRTPARRGRSRSRTPARRRSRSRTPTRRRSRSRTPARRGRSRSRTPARRRSRTRSPVRRRSRSRSPARRSGRSRSRTPARRGRSRSRTPARRGRSRSRTPARRSGRSRSRTPARRGRSRSRTPRRGRSRSRSLVRRGRSHSRSPQRRGRSGSSSDRKNKSRTSQRRSRSNSSPEMKKSRISSRRSRSLSSPRSKAKSHLSLRRSLSGSSPCPKQKSQTPPRRSRSGSSQPKAKSRTPPRRSRSSSSPPPKQKSKTPSRQSHSSSSPHSKVKSGTPPRQGSITSPQANEQSVTPQRRSCFESSPDPELKSRTPSRHSCSGSSPPRVKSSTPPRQSPSRSSSPQPKVKAVISPRQRSHSGSSSPSPSRVTSRTTPRRSRSVSPCSNVESRLLPRYSHSRSSSPDTKVKPETPPRQSHSGSISPHPKVKAQTPPGPSLSGSKSPCPQEKSKDSLVQSCPGSFSLCAGVKSSTPPGESYFGLSSLQLKGQSQTSPDHRSDTSSPEVRQSHSESPSLQSKSQTSPKGGQSRSSSPITELASRSPIRQDRGELSASPTLKSGMSPELNRFQSDSSSHPTVDSNSLLGQSRLETSESKEKMALLPQEDATASPPRQRDRFSPFPVQDRPESSLVFKDAPRTPSRDRSGAGSSPETKEQNSALPTSSQDEELMEVVEKSEEPASQVLSHLSSELKEMSASNFESSPEIEERPAVSLTLDQSQSQASLEAVEIPAMASSWGGPHFSPEHKELSNSPLRENSFESSLEFRNSGPLGTEMNTGFSSEVKEDLNGPFLNQLETDPSLDMKEQSTRSSRRSSSELSPDAVEKAGMSSNQSVSSPVLDAVPRTPSRERSSSASSPEMKDGLPRTPSRRSRSGSSPGLRDGSGTPSRHSLSGSSPGMKDIPRTPSRGRSECDSSPEPKALPQTPRPRSRSPSSPELNNKCLTPQRERSGSESSVDQKTVARTPLGQRSRSGSSQELDVKPSASPQERSESDSSPDSKAKTRTPLRQRSRSGSSPEVDSKSRPSPRRSRSGSSPEVKDKPRAAPRAQSGSDSSPEPKAPAPRALPRRSRSGSSSKGRGPSPEGSSSTESSPEHLPKSRTARRGSRSSPEPKTKSRTPPRRRSSRSSPELTRKARLSRRSRSASSSPETRSRTPPRRRRSPSVSSPEPVEKSRSSRRRRSASSPRTKTTSRRGRSPSPKPRGLQRSRSRSRREKTRTTRRRDRSGSSQSTSRRRQRSRSRSRVTRRRRGGSGYHSRSPARQESSRTSSRRRRGRSRTPPTSRKRSRSRTSPAPWKRSRSRASPATHRRSRSRTPLISRRRSRSRTSPVSRRRSRSRTSVTRRRSRSRASPVSRRRSRSRTPPVTRRRSRSRTPTARRRSRSRTPPVTRRRSRSRTPPVTRRRSRSRTSPITRRRSRSRTSPVTRRRSRSRTSPVTRRRSRSRTSPVTRRRSRSRTPPAIRRRSRSRTPLLPRKRSRSRSPLAIRRRSRSRTPRTARGKRSLTRSPPAIRRRSASGSSSDRSRSATPPATRNHSGSRTPPVALNSSRMSCFSRPSMSPTPLDRCRSPGMLEPLGSSRTPMSVLQQAGGSMMDGPGPRIPDHQRTSVPENHAQSRIALALTAISLGTARPPPSMSAAGLAARMSQVPAPVPLMSLRTAPAANLASRIPAASAAAMNLASARTPAIPTAVNLADTRTPAAAAAMNLASPRTAVAPSAVNLADPRTPTAPAVNLAGARTPAALAALSLTGSGTPPTAANYPSSSRTPQAPASANLVGPRSAHATAPVNIAGSRTAAALAPASLTSARMAPTLSGANLTSPRVPLSAYERVSGRTSPPLLDRARSRTPPSAPSQSRMTSERAPSPSSRMGQAPSQSLLPPAQDQPRSPVPSAFSDQSRSLIAQTTPVAGSQSLSSGAVATTTSSVGDHNGMLSVPAPGVPHSDVGEPPASTGAQQPSALAALQPAKERRSSSSSSSSSSSSSSSSSSSSSSSSSGSSSSDSEGSSLPVQPEVALKRVPSPTPAPKEAVREGRPPEPTPAKRKRRSSSSSSSSSSSSSSSSSSSSSSSSSSSSSSSSSSSSSSSSSSPSPAKPGPQALPKPASPKKPPPGERSHTQRLAV